Part of the Bacillus sp. (in: firmicutes) genome, TCGCTCAATTGTAGTTTTCCGTTTGGATCAAAGAACACATTTTCCCCGTCACGGAATAAAGAAACATTAGAGTGCATACCTGAACCGTTCACACCGAATAGTGGCTTCGGCATAAATGTTGCATGAAGTCCGTGTTTACGAGCAATCGTTTTTACGACTAGTTTGAACGTTTGAATGTTGTCACAAGCTGTTACAACGTCGGCATATTTAAAATCAATTTCGTGCTGACCTGGAGCAACTTCGTGGTGAGATGCCTCGATTTCAAAGCCCATTTCTTCAAGCTCTAACACGATGTCACGCCGACAGTTTTCCCCTAAGTCCGTTGGTGCTAAGTCGAAATAGCCACCTTTGTCGTTCAATTCTAAAGTTGGTTCACCTTTTTCATCAAGCTTAAATAAGAAAAATTCTGGTTCTGGCCCTAAGTTAAAATCAGAGAAACCTAGGTCTCGCATTTCTTGCACAATACGTTTTAAGTTGTTACGAGGGTCCCCTTCAAACGGTGTACCGTCTGCATTGTAAATGTCACAGATAAGGCGGGCAACTTTTCCTTTTTCAGCTGTCCAAGGAAACACAACCCACGTATCTAAATCTGGATACAAGTACATATCAGACTCTTCGATACGAACGAACCCTTCAATAGAAGACCCGTCAAACATCATTTTGTTGTCTAATGCTTTGTCTAATTGGCTAATTGGAATTTCTACGTTTTTAATTGTTCCTAAAATGTCCGTAAACTGGAGGCGAATAAATTTAACATTTTGCTCTTTGGCCATGCGTTTAATATCTTCTTTTGTGTACTTACCCATGGAAAAAATTCCTCCCTTAAAAGATGTCTTTTTTTATTAATGGAAAAAGCGAGACATATCACCTTGACGTAAAGACGTTCGGTTGAAACGTCCCACTTCATATAACTCGGTTCGTAGCAATTTTCGCAACTCATCTTCGGATAGTTCACGGCGTACTTTTTCTTTTGCCGCTCCTTCATTTTCTTTTACCTCATCTTTAACAGCAAAAACTTTTTTAATCCCCGCCATGTTAATTCCTTGGTCTATCATGTCTTTAATTTCTAATAAGCGATCAATGTCGTTAAGTGAAAAGAGCCGGCGATTTCCTTCGGTTCGTGCAGGAGAAATGAGTCCATGTTCTTCATAATATCGAATTTGGCGGGCAGATAAATCCGTTAGTTTCATTACAACACCAATTGAGAATAACGGCATGGAGCGTCGAATATTTTTTTCACTCATTTCTTATCCCCCTTTCATGGAAAATCACCACTTAACGATTGCTTAATTAATGCCATTATATGCAATGTAATATTTTTTGTCAATATGATGTTAGGTTTTCTTACATGAAAATTTTTATCTAACCATCATTCAAATGAAAAAAGCTGACTAATCCTAAACGAATCAGTCAGCTTTTTCCCCTCAGACTTCTATTAATGACTTTTCAATTAATCGGTTTAAGGCCGAGCAAACAGCTATTTTCACATGCGCGTACGTAAGCCCACCTTGGACATAAGCGACATACGGCGGACGAATCGGACCGTCAGCAGATAATTCAATGCTAGCTCCTTGAATAAACGTTCCTGCAGCCATGATGACATCGTCTTCATATCCTGGCATGTAGCTTGGATATGGGGTGACGTGCGAATTTACGGGTGATGCATATTGAATCGCTTGGCAAAATTCAACCATTTTATCCCGGTCATCAAATTGAACGGATTGAATTAAGTCTGTTCGTTTCGCATCCCAAGAAGGATGAGTATTCATTCCGACTTTCTCTAACATCGCGGACGTAAACACGGCTCCTTTTAATGCTTCCCCGACAACGTGTGGGGCTAAGAAAAAGCCTTGATACATTTCAAGTAGGCTATATAACGACGCTCCCGCTTCGGCTCCGATACCAGGTGATGTCATTCGATAAGCGCAAGCCTCGACCCATTCTTTTTTTCCAACGATATATCCACCTGTTTTCGCTAAGCCGCCGCCTGGATTTTTAATTAATGATCCGGCCATTAAGTCCGCTCCAACATGACATGGCTCTTTATCTTCTACGAATTCTCCGTAGCAATTATCCACAAACACGACCATGTCCGGTTTAATCGATTTGACAAACCGAATCATTTCGCCAATTTCATCGACGGTAAACGACGGACGATTGGCATATCCTTTCGACCGTTGAATTCCGATCATTTTCGTTTTAGAAGAGATGGCTTGTTTTACACCGTCCCAATCGATTGATCCGTCTGGTAATAAGGATACGGTTTGATAATCAATACCAAATTCTTTTAAGGAACCAACCCCGCTTCCACGAATTCCGACAATTTCTTCAAGCGTGTCATACGGTTTTCCGGTAATATAAATTAGTTCATCCCCCGGTCGTAATACCCCAAACAAGGCGATCGAAATGGCATGAGTACCGGAAATAATTTGCGGACGGACAAGCGCCGCTTCGCCCCCGAAAACGTCCGCGTAGATTTTTTCCAACGTGTCCCGGCCGTGGTCATCATATCCATAGCCAGTCGACGGAATAAAATGAGAATCGCTCACTTGATGGGCTTGAAAACTTTTCAAGACGCGGAATTGGTTATATTCCACACGCCGACGAATCTCTTCATGAATCGGAGCAATATGTTGCTCCACTTCTTGGACCAGTTTTTGTAGTTCTTTTCCATAGGTGAGAAATTCGAACATGCTTGTACTCCTTATCTATCTTTATCTTGTATTGGAAAAACCTGAACAGCGATACATTTGCGTTCCTTCATCAAATGTACATTCGGTTAAGATCGTCTCTTGTTTTAAGCGTGACAATGTTTTTCCATCCCCAGCAGGAACATAACGCACATATGGTTCCATTTGTTTGATCATTTCTTCTTCGATTCGTTCTTTTAATCGTTCACGGTCATCTTTTCGTAAGGCACTGATTTGAATCGAGTCAAATTTCGGGGACGGAACAAAGTCCGGATGTACCGAATCCATTTTATTGTACACAATTAGCTGTGGCAAGTGATTCATTTCAAGTTCCGTTAATAATTGATGTACCGTTTGTTCGTGTTGTTCGTAATCTGGATTTGAAGCATCGACGACATGCAGTAGTAAATCCGCCTCTTTCACTTCTTCTAGCGTCGAGCGGAACGCAGCAATTAACGTCGTCGGTAAGTCTTGAATAAACCCTACCGTATCTGTTACAAGGGTCGTAAATCCACTTTTTAACGTCATTTTTCTCGTTAACGGGTCGAGTGTGGCAAATAATAAGTTTTGTTCAAATGCATCCGCATCAGTTAAACGGTTAAATAATGTCGATTTTCCAGCATTTGTATATCCAATTAGCGCAATTTGAAACGTACGATTCTTTTTCCGGCGCTCCCGATACCGATCACGATGGTTTACTATAACTGCTAGTTGCTTTTTAATATCATCAATGCGTCTTCGAATATGACGGCGGTCCGTTTCGAGCTTCGTTTCCCCTGGTCCACGTGTCCCAATGCCTCCTCCTAGACGAGAAAGCGCCGTTCCTTGTCCCGTGAGTCGAGGGAGCAGATATTGCAATTGGGCTAATTCTACTTGCAGCTTCCCCTCCTTTGATCGCGCTCGTTGGGCAAAAATGTCTAAAATCAGCTGCGTACGGTCAATAATACGCGCATTAATGACCGAAGATAAATTTCGAAGTTGGCTTGGGGACAATTCATCATTAAAAATGACGACATCTGGCTGCAGTTCCTCCACCAACACTTGCAATTCTTCGACTTTCCCTTTTCCGATGTATGTTGACGGATGAATTTTCTCCCGTTTTTGAACGACTTTTAGCAACACTTCTCCTTGCGCGGTGTGCGTTAAGGAAGCCAATTCTTCCATCGAATAATGGAAGCGGAGGTCATCTTGGTCGATTTGACATCCAACAAGAATCGCTTTTTCTTTTATATTTTCCAACGATCATCCTTCTTTCTAATTTAATCTGATTTCCATTGTATACGAAAAAATGAATCAATGGAAATATCATTTTACACACGAGTTTTCCGAAAATAGAAACAATTACTATTTTCTATCATTTATGTTGCATTCCCCCTTTCCTGTCCTTACAATCAGATTGGTTGAAGTTTTGTCAGGACAAAAAGGAGTATGTGTGCCGATGACTTGGGAAGTGCTAAGCATTATTGGGACCATTGCGTTTGCGGTTTCTGGAGCGATTGTCGCTATGGAAGAAGAATATGATATTTTAGGAGTTTATATATTAGGAATTGTTACAGCCTTTGGTGGTGGAGCGATTCGAAATTTATTAATCGGTGTTCCGATTTCTGCGTTATGGGAACAAGGAATGCTGTTTCAAATCGCTCTATTATCCATTACAGCGGTATTTTTATTCCCCAACAACTTATTAAAACATTGGCGCCGCTGGGGGAACTTTTTTGATGCGATTGGGTTATCGGCCTTCGCCATCCAAGGAGCCCTATATGCAACCGAAATGAATCACCCTATAAGCGCGGTCATTGTTGCGGCTGTATTAACCGGTAGTGGTGGAGGAATTGTTCGCGACGTGTTAGCTGGTCGAAAGCCATTAGTATTGCGGGATGAAATTTATGCAGTCTGGGCCATTTTAGCAGGGGCATGTGTTGGTTTAGGCATAGCCTCCTCCACGCTTGAGTTATTGGTGCTTTTCGTTATCACGACTGTTTTACGGATTTTATCTTATACGTTTAAATGGCGCCTTCCGAATCGCAGTTTAAGGTCGAATCAATAAAATAACCAAAATGGTACTTAGGAGAACACAAAACGGTGTGTTCTCCTTTTTATTTTGGAATACTTTGATAAAAATCTGTTAATACAAAGCTACCAATTAAATAATATATGTTAATATAATCTAAAAATTGATTGGGTGGTTGATAATGGAAATTAGGAAATTAACTCCTGCAGATGCTGAGATGTATTGGGAATTACGACTCGAAGCCTTGCAACAAAATCCAGAAGCTTTTTTAACAACGTACGAAGAAGCGATCAAAAAGAAAAATCCGATCGAACAAGTCTCGAAACGATTTGCGACAAAAGGAACATACAACTTTGGTGCTTTTATCAATAACGAGCTCATCGGAGTGGTGACGTTAGTGCAAGAACAACATGCCAAAATTCAGCATCGGGCCAACATTTTTGCTATGACACCGAAAATGCGAGGGCTTGGTGTCGGGAAAGCTTTGCTTACAGAAGCGATTAATCAAGCGAGACGTATACCGGAAATTGAAAAAATTAATTTATCCGTTGTCGCAAGCAACGAACCGGCAAAACGTCTGTATCAACAACTTGGTTTTGAAGTATATGGAACAGAAAAAAAGGCACTTAAAATAAATCATACGTATTACGATGAGGAGCATATGGTGTTGTTTTTAACATAGGCGTGTTAAACGATACTGTTGATAGATATACATTACGCTTGTGGCGGACGCTTTCCGCGGGCAAGGTGCAAGATGCTTCCCTCGCAACGCTCAAATAAGGGTCTTGCCTGGCTTCTTGTCCCCGCTGGAGTCCGCCGCCGTGTGAACAACTTCAACTTGCTAAAAATCAACATTGAAACATAACATAGCCCTTAAAAACTTATAAACAACGCATATTCTTTCATAATACGTAACCAAAACGAATTTCATCTAGCGACCTTGAATCAAACGCCTCTTGCAATGAAGCCACCCCTTCATAAGTTCTCCTATCATCTATTCTCTATAATAACGATTCATGTATCGGTGGCTTTCTTACTCAAAAAGATAGTTAATTAGAAAATGAACAAGAGTTCTTGTTTACATAACATTATTATTGTGAAATTGAATGAAATAGACGTATTTTTTTGCTCATTAATCAATAGAATTTTCCATAAGCAAATCGTTTTTTCTCATAAAACGAAAATCTTTTCCCATAAATTAATCTTTTTTTCTCATAAACTGAAAATTTTTTCCATAACGAGGCATTTGTGTTCATAAATTCAATTTACTTTCCAAATAAATGTGTTAAAACATGATCGTGTCCATTCACATCCCCCTACTTATTTTTTTTCTACATTACTACACTCCTAAGTTTGAATAAACTCCACAATAATATTAACACATTTTTCCATAAAACCTTTAAAAATGATCCTTTTTTTTCAACAGTATATTTCTCACTTAGTTATTTTTACAAAATAAAAAAGCTACCTTATTAAAAGGCAGCTATTTTTAAAAACTATTAGTTCCCCGCTCCGCGATATCGTTTCACTCCAGCATTCCACACGATAACCGATAACGCGAAAAAAGCAAGACCCATAAAAGGTGTTAAAAAGGCATAACTATACCATTCGGTCTTTTTCAAAAAGTACGCCGATGGGTACACACCGACAAAGGCAAACGGTAAAATCCACGTCAACACATAGCGAATGATTCGGTTATAAATGTTTACAGGATACCGGCCGTAGTTTCCGATATTGTACATCATCGGCATAATCGATGTGCGGGCATCGGACCAAAAGCCGATGGAAGCTAGCATGACAAAAATTCCTGCGTACACGAGTGTACCACCTAGGACAAAAAACATAAAAATAAACACATCGTACCAATGGAAGGATAAATCGAGTTGAACGGCTGCATACGCCATCACAATGAGACCCGTCACCGCTCCAAACAACGATTCGAGTTCCATTCGTTCCAGTACGATTTGAAATAAGCTATGGAGCGGTCGGGTTAATATGCGGTCAAATTCCCCTTTGACAATATACCGTTCATTAAAATCCCAAATATTAAAGAACGTTGCAAAGAGGGCAAACGGGACTAAGAAAAAGCCATAGATAAAAATAATTTCATCACGCGACCACCCGTTTAACAAATTCGTATGCCCGAACACGACAAGAATAAAGATTAAATTCGTTGCTTGGAACAACAAATCCGATAAAAATTCAATCACCATATCCGTTCGGTATTGCATTCGTGTTTTCATGTATTGACCCATATATTGAAAAAAGATCGAGACGTAATACATCTGCTCACCCCCCTTGAATCACCAGTTTATTTTTCGCTACTTTCCACATGAAATAAATTGGAAGTAAGAGAACGAAGGACCATGCCGCTTGTACGATCAAGGCTTCGGTTGCCGCTTCTCCAGTAAACCCTCCAGTAAAAATCATACTTGGGATGTAACTAATGGCTTGAAACGGTAACCATTGCATGACTTCTTGCGCCCAAATCGGGTAAAAGCTAATGGGTAAAATCAAACCGGAGAATAGATCAATAATGACGCGTTTGGCTCGAATCAATCCATCAATATGGAATAAGAAAAACGTCAGCATGCCTGTGATTAGGTTAATTTGTGTATTAATGATAAAACTGAATAAAATCGATAATGCAAACAGTCCCCACGTTGTTCCATCCGTTGAAAACGAAAGCGGGAATATGAAACTTACAATCACCATCCCTGGTAACGAAAATAAGAATAAGCGAAAAATTCCTTCACCTAATGCTTGCATCGTTTTCATTCCAAGGTAGGAATACGGTCGTATCAATTCGACGGCCACTTTTCCTTCTTTAATTTCCATCGCGATTTCTCGGTCGATATTATTAAAATAAAAGGCGCGTGCCATCCAAGCAACGGCGACATACGTCACCATTTGCGAAACGGAAAGGCCTTGAATTTCTCCTTGTCCACCATAGATTGCGGACCATAAAAAATAATAAGCACCGATATTAATGCTATAAATCAAAATTCCAGTATAATAATTCGTCCGATACGCTAACATCATTAAAAAGCGAATACGGATCATTTCTATATATTTAGCCATAATCCATCACCACGTTTAAACCGAATGGACGCCCAATTTATTTTCCTTGGTCGCGTCCCCTTTTTCATAAATGTTACGGATAATTTCTTCCGTCGATATTTCTTGAATACGCAAATCGATCAACTTTTCGTGCGATACGACTCGACTAATGACCTCTGATAATTCGTTTTCTTTCGTTGACACGTGCGCAATCCATACGTTTCCGCGCTCCCCTTTTACCCACTCTACGGAGAGTCCTTTAGTCAGTTCATGTAAACGAGATTCTAAGACTTCCTCGCTAAATTGGAATTCGATTTGTTTTCCTTCTCCCCACTGCTTTCGTAAATGGGAAAGCGAACCGTCATAGATGATTTGTCCTTCATCGAGCATAATGACGCGCTCACATAACGCTTCAATATCCGAAATATCATGAGTGGTTAATAGAATGGTAGTTTTGTATTTTTCATTCATCTCTTTTAAAAACTGGCGTATCTTTAATTTGACCAAAACGTCTAAACCGATCGTTGGTTCGTCTAAAAAGAGGAGTGGCGGATTATGAATGAGCGCGGCAGCTAATTCACAACGCATCCGTTGACCAAGGGATAATTTTCGCACAGGTTTGTCCAATAACGGACCAATATCTAACGTCTCAATGACGTGGTCCATATGTTCACGATAATCTTTGTCTGAGACTTGATACACTTTTTTTAACAACCGAAACGACTCTTGAACAGCAATGTCCCACCAAAGTTGAGACCGTTGGCCAAAAACGACCCCAATCGTTCGCACAAATTTTTCCCGCTCTTTATGCGGATTCATTCCATTTACGAGCACTTTTCCCGATGTCGGTGTTAAAATTCCTGTCAACATTTTAATGGTTGTCGATTTCCCAGCTCCGTTTTCACCGATATAACCGACCATTTCTCCTTGCTTAACCGAAAATGATATATCATTGACCGCTCGAATCGTCTTATAATTTCGCGTAAACAAATCGCGAAAGGCACCTTTTAACCCAGAGCGGCTAGAATAACTTTTAAATTCTTTTCGCAAATTTTCAACTTCGATGACGTTCATGTTTTCCCCTCCAAGTTTGGAAATCACAACGAATAGTTTATAAAAAAATGAGGACCATGACAAACGGGTTGCATGGTCATTTTTTTAATATGAATGATCTGCTGATCAAGATTCGGGCAAGTGTTATTACTATAACGGAAAGTAAAATTGCCTAAACAGAAAGTAATTTTACTTGAACGAAAAATAATTTCATCATAATAGAAAGTTATTTTTTTAACGGAAAGTAATTTCATTTAAACGGAAAGTATTTTCTCCTGAACTGAAAGTAATTTCACATTAACGGAAAGTATTTTCTCCTGAACTGAAAGTAATTTCACATTAACGGAAAGTATTTTCTCCTGAACGGAAAGTAATCTACTACAGTAATATGTAAATTTCCATTACATAGCATATATTTCAGAACCAATTGGTATGAACATATGTAAAACCCGTCCCTTTTCATATAGGACGGGCCTTTATCTTTACATCATATCCTGTTTCTTCTTTAAACTCACGTATGACACACTGTTCGAATGTTTCGTGCTCCGGTTTTCCTTGTAACACCATAAACAATTGACCATTTTCATTGATACATACCCCTGCTGTCCCACGCCACATGTAAAACACTATCCTAAAGAGATTCATGGATTAAGAGTTTTGAGAAATCAAGGTAATAACTCCTTCGTACATTTCCTCAAGGGCGTTTTGTTCACTCATATATTCGTTTAAACGTACTCCCATGTCTTTTCGTGTGCCATCAGGAAGCAAAACAAATCCTTGAATATACGGTAAATGTTCATTTTTATATCCGTTTTCCAAAGTCGTTTGCTCTTCTAAAAAAATCGAATAGTGATACGGTGCAATTCCAATAAAAAAGATCGGTTTCGTAAGCTGCTGAAATTGGGATGCATAAGTCGGTTCCGACGCTTCTTCAAACCATTCTTCGGTCACGATCCAACCATCAACGTTCGTGTCGTTTGTTACCATCGTCTCTAGCGAATAAGTCTTCCATTCAATCAAATCATTTTCAATGGGCGGAATGGTACCGATGACACCAATCGTTAATGGACGTCCCTCATATTTCACATCCAATGCGGATGAGCAAGCAGTTAATAAAAAAACAATAAGAATGAATCCTATTTTTTTCAAAACCTCTCCCCCTATTCTTCCTCTGATGTAATTCCTTCTTATTTCTTCCATTTTATCATTAATCATCCAAGACAAGCATCAAAAAAATAAAAACGAACCCTTTAGCTTAAAGGATTCGTTTTCACATCGTGTTATTATTCGTGAGTATGGTAAAGCGCGCAACGGTTTGGACCGATTTCTAACTCTTGTTGTTCATCCAATGTGGCTTCGCGCTCTCCTCGGTTAATGGCCACGATGTCTTCAAAGTTTGGAGGTGTTTCGTTATTCGTTTGAGCCGCTACTAGTTCAACGAATTCTTCCTTTTCTTTATTTTGCATCATGTCATTTCTCTCACGAATACGACCGAGCGTATCTCCGATAAATCCTTTTTCATTAAGTTCATCATCAAGACTTGCATAATGCCCTGGTAAAACCATGACATCATCGGCAATTGCTGCTACTTTTTCATACACCGTATCGTATAAATCGTTCGCCCATTCTCTTGCTTTTCCTCCTAAGTCTGGTCGGCCTAACCCCCCGACAAAAATCGTATCACCTGAGAACAGCAACTGATCGTTCACAAAGAAAGATACACTGCCAGGGGTATGACCAGGTGTTTTCACTGCAAGCACTTGAAGCTTTACATTCTCAAACGTAATCTCCTCGTGCTGCTCCAGCGGTTCAAAGTCAAACACCGCTCCTTCACTTTTCATTAAATAGTACGTTGCCCCGGTTTGTTCGGCGAGTTTTTTCCCTCCAGAAATATGGTCAGCATGCAGATGGGAATCGACAATGTGCGTAATTTTTACCCCTTCTTCATCCGCTACTTGTTGATAAACATCAATAAAACGAGAAGGGTCAACGACTAATGCTTCGTTTCCAGAAATGACCATATAGGATAAACAGCCTTTTCCCACGCGGATAAATTGATACACTTTACTGTTCTCATCTTCATGTACGTTCACTTTGTACAATTCTTCACTCCATTTTTTCATTCCGCCTTGTAAAAAAGCGACATTTGTCATACCAGCTTCCGCTAACATTTCCGCAACCATTTTAGATGATCCTTCTTTTGCACAAACAACTAACACTTGCTCGTCTTTTGGCAAACGGTCTAAAATACCTTCCACCCCATCTAATAGCTCAAAATACGGAACATTAATGGAAGTAACTTGTTCTCCTTCAATTTTCCAATCGTTGTAATCACTCTCGTTTCGAACGTCTAAAATGAACATTTTTTCTTTATTCATAAGTCGTTTCGCTACTTCTGCTGCTGTAATCATTTGAATACTCATATAAAATTCCTCATTTTATTTTTACCCGTAGGGGTATTTTGGTTTAAAAAAATTTAATCTACTGGGCCATCCCAAGCTTGCATACCGCCTACCATGTTCGTTGCATTGAATCCATAAGATGTTAGTAATTGAACCGCCAGTCCGCTACGGTTCCCTGATCGACAAACAACAATGTACGGTATGTTTCGGTCAAGTTCATGCATTCGAAATTCCAATAAAGTTAATGGAATGTGCACGGCATTCGGGATTTTTCCTAGCTGAACTTCCTCTGCTTCCCGAACATCGATGATATGCAGTTGTTCGTTATTTAAAAGCTTTTCTTTTACTTCATTGGCTGAAATAGATTTCAATGTGTTTCCCCTCCAATTGATGGTTATTACAACCCTCAATTCATACTATATACCCCTTATGGTATTTTGTCAACGATCTAATCTTCTTTTCCTTTTTTCACGATAAAATTAAAAAAGGCATTGCTTTTCTTAACAATGCCTTGTTCAACTATAGCAGCCGTTAATTGAGTAACATTATCTTATTTTTTACCATGTCTGCCAATGAAGTATCCTATCAAACAAAATAAATAAGTTATGGCTATACTCAAATTAATGAGAAGAATATCTGAAGGTACTCCTAACAAATACCTCGTTCCATATAAGGGACCAGCAAAAACAAGAGCAGCGGGAATAAAGATGATGGCTAAATTAGCAAAGTAACCTAAAATACATAACAAAGCACCTATCATCCAATACAGAGTTGCAAATTTTATAAAATAACGTCTCTTTTTATTGCCCATAAAAAAACCGTATATGAACCATAAAATTATGAAAAGGATGGAAGCAATTGCTTGTGTTAAGATAAGCATTAAAGTTTATCAAACTAAAAGGCACAGAAGCTATTAAAACGAGTAATAAGCTTTTATACATATATTTCCCCTTTTCCAATCGAATCAGAGTCCATCACTACACGCGACTTCACTATCTCATACTCTAAACCGAACCCAATAATAATTTCCTGGCATTTTATTCTTCACCTAGTTTTTCTAATAATGCATCCCCTTCCTCGCTTACACGGACATAGGCGTATCGAGCGTTCTGCTGGATTTCAATACCGGTGCCTTCGGGGACAAAATACGATTCAATCCCGTAGATAACCGTGTCTCCGTACATTTTACCATTGATAAGGACATCCCCTTTTTGTGGGGCGTACCCCTCTTTTACCTCCCCGTTAATGGAGTAAAAGCCAGCGAATCGGTGAATGCCTTGAGCATCTTTACGTAATATTACTTTTACTTTTCCGCGAGCTTCCCATGTACCGACATCTGAAATTTCGTATCGAAGGCGAACGTAATCGCCTTGCAATAAGGAGCGCGGATCGATAGGAGCAAGCTCTAACTTTACCACGTCTCCATTTTGTAAATGATCTTCTTTTTCATACACAAGATAACCGATAAACAGTGTTTGAAGGACAACGATGGCTAAGAGAGATAAAGCTTTTTTTCGAAGCCAACTTGGCTGTTCCTTTATACGAGTTGCTCGTGTTTTTTCAAAAAGGGCTGTTCCAACTAGAAATACCATGCCTGTAATTAAGAAGCTCATCGATTTATCTAACAAATCCCAAGCGAATTCATAGTACTTTAATACAAGAAATAGCCACCAATATAGCCAGGTAATGAACATTACGCCTCGTTCATGTTTGTAAAAAATGAAACCGACAACGAGAAGGACAAAGGCAATGTTAGATAATACATACCACAAATCAAGTGTAAATAAATCCATACTCGTCAATGGCAGGAAAGCACTTAATCCGATCACAAGCGCCGCATTCCGTTCCACTTTTTTTATCAATGGTAGGAAATAAAAAACAGCATTTATCACAACAACGATGAAAAGCGCTAACCTCGGTTCGTCAGTCCAATCGAGAATGATCATCAAACTGTATAGCGATATCGCTATGTTCGTTAACACTCGTAACCCAGTTTCTAGTGATTTGACGTAAAAGAAAAGTAAGACCAACGTGAAT contains:
- a CDS encoding trimeric intracellular cation channel family protein, whose amino-acid sequence is MTWEVLSIIGTIAFAVSGAIVAMEEEYDILGVYILGIVTAFGGGAIRNLLIGVPISALWEQGMLFQIALLSITAVFLFPNNLLKHWRRWGNFFDAIGLSAFAIQGALYATEMNHPISAVIVAAVLTGSGGGIVRDVLAGRKPLVLRDEIYAVWAILAGACVGLGIASSTLELLVLFVITTVLRILSYTFKWRLPNRSLRSNQ
- a CDS encoding ABC-2 family transporter protein, with translation MAKYIEMIRIRFLMMLAYRTNYYTGILIYSINIGAYYFLWSAIYGGQGEIQGLSVSQMVTYVAVAWMARAFYFNNIDREIAMEIKEGKVAVELIRPYSYLGMKTMQALGEGIFRLFLFSLPGMVIVSFIFPLSFSTDGTTWGLFALSILFSFIINTQINLITGMLTFFLFHIDGLIRAKRVIIDLFSGLILPISFYPIWAQEVMQWLPFQAISYIPSMIFTGGFTGEAATEALIVQAAWSFVLLLPIYFMWKVAKNKLVIQGG
- the hflX gene encoding GTPase HflX — encoded protein: MENIKEKAILVGCQIDQDDLRFHYSMEELASLTHTAQGEVLLKVVQKREKIHPSTYIGKGKVEELQVLVEELQPDVVIFNDELSPSQLRNLSSVINARIIDRTQLILDIFAQRARSKEGKLQVELAQLQYLLPRLTGQGTALSRLGGGIGTRGPGETKLETDRRHIRRRIDDIKKQLAVIVNHRDRYRERRKKNRTFQIALIGYTNAGKSTLFNRLTDADAFEQNLLFATLDPLTRKMTLKSGFTTLVTDTVGFIQDLPTTLIAAFRSTLEEVKEADLLLHVVDASNPDYEQHEQTVHQLLTELEMNHLPQLIVYNKMDSVHPDFVPSPKFDSIQISALRKDDRERLKERIEEEMIKQMEPYVRYVPAGDGKTLSRLKQETILTECTFDEGTQMYRCSGFSNTR
- a CDS encoding GNAT family N-acetyltransferase; this translates as MEIRKLTPADAEMYWELRLEALQQNPEAFLTTYEEAIKKKNPIEQVSKRFATKGTYNFGAFINNELIGVVTLVQEQHAKIQHRANIFAMTPKMRGLGVGKALLTEAINQARRIPEIEKINLSVVASNEPAKRLYQQLGFEVYGTEKKALKINHTYYDEEHMVLFLT
- a CDS encoding ABC-2 family transporter protein encodes the protein MYYVSIFFQYMGQYMKTRMQYRTDMVIEFLSDLLFQATNLIFILVVFGHTNLLNGWSRDEIIFIYGFFLVPFALFATFFNIWDFNERYIVKGEFDRILTRPLHSLFQIVLERMELESLFGAVTGLIVMAYAAVQLDLSFHWYDVFIFMFFVLGGTLVYAGIFVMLASIGFWSDARTSIMPMMYNIGNYGRYPVNIYNRIIRYVLTWILPFAFVGVYPSAYFLKKTEWYSYAFLTPFMGLAFFALSVIVWNAGVKRYRGAGN
- a CDS encoding methionine gamma-lyase family protein; the encoded protein is MFEFLTYGKELQKLVQEVEQHIAPIHEEIRRRVEYNQFRVLKSFQAHQVSDSHFIPSTGYGYDDHGRDTLEKIYADVFGGEAALVRPQIISGTHAISIALFGVLRPGDELIYITGKPYDTLEEIVGIRGSGVGSLKEFGIDYQTVSLLPDGSIDWDGVKQAISSKTKMIGIQRSKGYANRPSFTVDEIGEMIRFVKSIKPDMVVFVDNCYGEFVEDKEPCHVGADLMAGSLIKNPGGGLAKTGGYIVGKKEWVEACAYRMTSPGIGAEAGASLYSLLEMYQGFFLAPHVVGEALKGAVFTSAMLEKVGMNTHPSWDAKRTDLIQSVQFDDRDKMVEFCQAIQYASPVNSHVTPYPSYMPGYEDDVIMAAGTFIQGASIELSADGPIRPPYVAYVQGGLTYAHVKIAVCSALNRLIEKSLIEV
- the glnA gene encoding type I glutamate--ammonia ligase, with amino-acid sequence MGKYTKEDIKRMAKEQNVKFIRLQFTDILGTIKNVEIPISQLDKALDNKMMFDGSSIEGFVRIEESDMYLYPDLDTWVVFPWTAEKGKVARLICDIYNADGTPFEGDPRNNLKRIVQEMRDLGFSDFNLGPEPEFFLFKLDEKGEPTLELNDKGGYFDLAPTDLGENCRRDIVLELEEMGFEIEASHHEVAPGQHEIDFKYADVVTACDNIQTFKLVVKTIARKHGLHATFMPKPLFGVNGSGMHSNVSLFRDGENVFFDPNGKLQLSETAYQFMAGVIKHAPNFTAVTNPTVNSYKRLVPGYEAPCYVAWSAQNRSPLIRIPASRGMSTRIEVRSVDPSANPYLAMAVLLKAGLDGIKNKLTPPAPVDRNIYVMTKEERIEAGIVDLPATLFEALELLKQDEVMVSALGKHIFEHFVEAKEIEWDMFRTQVHPWEREQYMQMY
- a CDS encoding MerR family transcriptional regulator, with product MSEKNIRRSMPLFSIGVVMKLTDLSARQIRYYEEHGLISPARTEGNRRLFSLNDIDRLLEIKDMIDQGINMAGIKKVFAVKDEVKENEGAAKEKVRRELSEDELRKLLRTELYEVGRFNRTSLRQGDMSRFFH